The Streptomyces noursei ATCC 11455 sequence TCCTCCAGATGGCGGTGCGCCACCGTGCGACGGAGGCCCTGCCGCCGGAGCTGGACCCGGCCGAGCAGCTGCTGATCGTCCATGACTTCCCGCACGGCTTCGACGACCGCGCGCTGAACCAGCTGCGCTATCTGGCCGACGAGGGCCCCGCGGTCGGGGTCCACCTGATGATGGTCGCAGACCGGAGCCGGGCACGGGAGTACGGCCCGGTCCTGGACCCGCTCTGGCGCGCCCTGCTGCGGCTCACGCCGGTCCCGGACACCCATCTCGCCGATCCGTGGGTCGGCCACGCCTGGATATACGAGCCGCCACTCGCGCCCCGGCGCAGCGAGGTGATCCGCCGGGTGCTGGACCGCGTCGCCGAGGCCCGCCGAGCCGCGGACCCGCAGACCGGCTGACACCGACCTCGCCAGCTCAAGGTCAAGCCCCTCACCAGCGGCTTTACCCTTTCCTTTGCCATTTCATGAACCTCCTTTACCATTTCTTGTACGGAGGGGCGTCGGAGTCCCCCGGCAGCGACGACGCTGTGTGTGCCGTATGACCCTGCCGGAGGAGCAGTGGACGTTTCCCTGAACCTGTGGGTGCTGACCATCCTCGGTCTGTGCGCCCTGATCGCCGTCGACTTCTTCATCGGCGGACGCAAACCCCATGAGGTGTCCCTCAAGGAAGCCGGTGTCTGGACCGGTGTCTGGATGGGACTCGCCGTGCTGTTCGGGCTCGGCCTGCTGGTGTTCGGCGGGAGCGCGCCGGCCGGCGAGTTCTTCGCGGGCTTCATCACCGAGAAGTCGCTGAGCGTCGACAACCTCTTCGTCTTCGTCCTGATCATGAGCAAGTTCGCGGTGCCGGCCGTCTACCAGCAGCGGGTGCTGATGGTCGGGGTGCTGATCGCGCTGGTGCTGCGCGCCGGGTTCATCGGCGCCGGCGCGGCGATCATCGCCAACTTCTCCTGGGTGTTCTACCTCTTCGGCGCGTTCCTCATCTGGACCGCCTGGAAGCTGATCCAGGAGGCGCGGGCCGGCCAGGAGGACGAGGAGTTCGAGGAGAACCGCTTCCTGAAGGCGGTCGAGCGCCGCTTCCCGTCCACCGACCGGTACCACGGCACCAAGCTGTTCATCGTGGAGAACGGCCGGCGGCTGATGACGCCGATGCTGATCGTCATGCTGGCGATCGGCACCACCGACGTCCTGTTCGCCCTGGACTCGATTCCGGCGATCTTCGGCCTGACCCAGGACCCGTACATCGTCTTCACCGCCAACGCCTTCGCCCTGATGGGCCTGCGGCAGCTGTACTTCCTGATCGGCGGGCTGCTGAAGAAGCTGGTCCACCTCTCCTACGGCCTGTCGGTGATCCTCGGGTTCATCGGCGTCAAGCTGGTGCTGCACGCCCTGCACGAGTCGGGAGTGGCCGTCCCGGAGATCAGCATTCCGGTCTCGCTGGGCGTGATCTGTGCGGTGCTGGCCATCACGACGGTGACCAGCCTGCGGGCCTCGCGCCGCGCCGCGGCGGCCGGGCCGGAGACCGGGGAGCCTGCGGCGCCGGCGGTCGCGGACCGGTCGGACACCCGCCGATAACGGCCCGGGCCCGGCGGGCGACTATCCGCCCGCCGGGCCCGGAACCGGGCGTTCGGCCGCTACCAGCCGCGCTCCTGCCACTCGGCGAGGTGCGGCC is a genomic window containing:
- a CDS encoding TerC family protein, which encodes MDVSLNLWVLTILGLCALIAVDFFIGGRKPHEVSLKEAGVWTGVWMGLAVLFGLGLLVFGGSAPAGEFFAGFITEKSLSVDNLFVFVLIMSKFAVPAVYQQRVLMVGVLIALVLRAGFIGAGAAIIANFSWVFYLFGAFLIWTAWKLIQEARAGQEDEEFEENRFLKAVERRFPSTDRYHGTKLFIVENGRRLMTPMLIVMLAIGTTDVLFALDSIPAIFGLTQDPYIVFTANAFALMGLRQLYFLIGGLLKKLVHLSYGLSVILGFIGVKLVLHALHESGVAVPEISIPVSLGVICAVLAITTVTSLRASRRAAAAGPETGEPAAPAVADRSDTRR